The region GGGCGAAACTTCTCTGGAAGAAATGCTGCGCGTCACCCGCGCCGACGATTGAAACCTGGAAACGGCAATTGATCGCTAGTCACTACACGAAAACAGGTTGACATGCCCGCCTTCGAATACCATGCGCTCGACGCCCAGGGCCGCAACAAAAAGGGCGTCCTGGAAGGCGATACCCCGCGCCAGGTCCGGCAACTGCTGCGCGACGGCGGCCTGCATCCCCTGGACGTACAGGCCGTTACCGAACGTACGCCCCGCAAAAACACGCCCTGGCGCCGCCGGCAGAACCTGAACGCCAACGAACTCGCCCTGCTCACCCGCCAGGTGGCCACCCTCCTCGCCACCGGCGCACCGGTGGCCGAGGCGCTGCACACCGCCGCCCGCCAGGCGCGCAACCCGCGCATCGCCCGCGTGCTGCATGGGGTGCGTTCGCGCGTGCTGGAAGGCCACGGCATGGCGGTGGGTATGAACGACTTTCCCGGCGTGTTCAACGAAATCTTTCGCGCCACCGTCGCGGCGGGCGAACAATCCGGTCATCTCGATGCCGTACTCGGCCGGCTGGCCGACTACACCGAGGCACGGCATGCACTCAACCAGCGCGTGCAGCAGGCGCTCATCTATCCGAGTTTTCTGGTCGTCATGTCGATCGCCATTCTCGCCGGCCTGCTCGGGTATGTGGTTCCCAAGATCGTGCAGGTCTTCGCCAACATGGGTCAGGAACTGCCCTGGCTGACCCGGGCGCTGATCTCGCTGAGCGACCTGCTGCGCCACTGGGGGCTGGCGATCGTGGTATTACTGGGCGTCGGTATCTGGCTGATGCGGCGCGCGCTGCGCAACCCCGTCCTGCGCGAACGCTGGCACCGCAC is a window of Gammaproteobacteria bacterium DNA encoding:
- the gspF gene encoding type II secretion system inner membrane protein GspF; this translates as MPAFEYHALDAQGRNKKGVLEGDTPRQVRQLLRDGGLHPLDVQAVTERTPRKNTPWRRRQNLNANELALLTRQVATLLATGAPVAEALHTAARQARNPRIARVLHGVRSRVLEGHGMAVGMNDFPGVFNEIFRATVAAGEQSGHLDAVLGRLADYTEARHALNQRVQQALIYPSFLVVMSIAILAGLLGYVVPKIVQVFANMGQELPWLTRALISLSDLLRHWGLAIVVLLGVGIWLMRRALRNPVLRERWHRTLLRLPLLGGLIRGIETARFARTLSILAASGVPILESLTISAQVVGNLPMRNALQEVAGRVREGDGIAASLERSGYFPPMAVYLIASGEGGGNLEEMLERAAQQQERETSSIIGTALALFEPVMIVVMGLIVFVIVLAILLPIFQLDQLVK